A single region of the Lycium barbarum isolate Lr01 chromosome 2, ASM1917538v2, whole genome shotgun sequence genome encodes:
- the LOC132628796 gene encoding TMV resistance protein N-like encodes MSSGMLVGAESHIRAVCSLLIMEWEDVRFIRISGMDGIGKTTIARAIFDRFSHQFESACFVANIKENQVKQGLLSLQKNLVSEVLTVESVNIANEYNGIDMIRKRLGSKKVIVVLDDVDHQAQLDGLAGDLDWFGKGSRVIITARDNHLLWNCCEIYKVGLLALAEATRLFRWHAFRKTSPNNDFQQLSQRVV; translated from the coding sequence ATGAGCAGTGGCATGCTAGTGGGAGCAGAATCACATATTCGAGCTGTATGTTCACTGTTGATAATGGAATGGGAAGATGTACGATTTATTAGGATTTCAGGGATGGATGGCATTGGGAAGACCACCATTGCAAGAGCCATTTTTGACAGGTTTTCTCATCAATTTGAAAGTGCTTGTTTTGTTGCAAACATTAAAGAAAATCAAGTTAAACAGGGCTTGTTGTCTTTGCAAAAGAATCTGGTTTCTGAGGTGTTGACAGTTGAATCTGTGAATATTGCTAATGAATATAATGGAATTGATATGATAAGAAAAAGGCTTGGTTCTAAGAAGGTTATAGTAGTTCTTGATGATGTGGATCACCAAGCCCAGTTGGATGGTTTAGCTGGAGACCTTGATTGGTTTGGTAAAGGTAGTAGAGTTATCATAACAGCAAGGGATAACCACTTGCTTTGGAACTGTTGTGAAATTTATAAGGTTGGTTTACTAGCTTTAGCTGAAGCGACTCGACTATTTAGATGGCATGCTTTTAGAAAGACATCTCCTAACAACGATTTTCAGCAGCTCTCTCAACGGGTGGTATAG